One window of Dermacentor andersoni chromosome 7, qqDerAnde1_hic_scaffold, whole genome shotgun sequence genomic DNA carries:
- the LOC126535631 gene encoding uncharacterized protein, with product MSHPHPFAAPVVTVQCRTMPLKVLSIGGALLVGVGQIVCFALGSLALLVPVIGLCCGLGAAVSMVVNETVVHLHFEAERRKALSIYRAAFSLSAIAYPLVLGLLVSEYGLDGALLVTGAISLNALAGSLLMARPPWMSPSDPVPSIHRPENADAQPAAELEQGTKADASEKQDASKVRFIALEARSACFNADPGCDSSCVAHVTASPRSECRMS from the exons ATGTCTCACCCCCATCCATTCGCAGCGCCCGTTGTGACCGTTCAGTGCCGGACCATGCCGCTGAAGGTTCTGTCCATCGGAGGCGCCCTGTTGGTCGGCGTGGGCCAAATAGTGTGCTTCGCCCTCGGCAGCCTTGCCCTTCTGGTGCCAGTGATAGGACTCTGCTGCG GCCTTGGCGCCGCCGTGTCGATGGTCGTCAACGAGACGGTCGTTCACCTCCACTTCGAGGCGGAGCGTCGCAAGGCCCTGTCCATCTACCGGGCGGCCTTCTCGCTGTCGGCCATCGCGTACCCCTTGGTGCTCGGGCTGCTCGTGAGCGAGTACGGACTGGACGGCGCGTTGCTCGTGACCGGCGCCATATCGCTCAACGCCCTGGCCGGCTCCCTCCTCATGGCCAG GCCTCCGTGGATGTCTCCGAGCGACCCCGTGCCATCGATACACCGGCCAGAGAACGCGGATGCCCAGCCTGCGGCCGAATTAGAGCAGGGCACCAAGGCAGACGCCTCCGAGAAGCAGGATGCATCCAAGGTGCGTTTCATTGCACTCGAGGCGCGCTCGGCCTGTTTCAATGCTGACCCCGGGTGTGACAGCTCTTGCGTGGCCCATGTGACCGCGAGCCCGCGCTCTGAGTGTCGCATGAGCTGA